The Anolis carolinensis isolate JA03-04 chromosome 2, rAnoCar3.1.pri, whole genome shotgun sequence genome has a window encoding:
- the slc6a6 gene encoding sodium- and chloride-dependent taurine transporter isoform X3, with amino-acid sequence MEEPALPIHIEEGTDVPTENKNMATKEKLQCLKDFHKDILKPSPGKSPGTRPEDEAEGKPPQREKWASKIDFLLSVAGGFIGLGNVWRFPYLCYKNGGGAFLIPYFIFLFGGGLPVFFLEVALGQYTSEGGITCWEKICPIFTGIGYASIVIVSLLNVYYIVILAWGLYYLFQSFTTVLPWAYCNQEWNTPNCVEDTIRRNKTALLTLNTTNFTSPVTEFWE; translated from the exons ATGGAGGAACCAGCACTGCCCAtccacattgaggaggggacagACGTTCCAACTG AAAACAAAAACATGGCAACAAAGGAGAAACTCCAGTGTTTGAAAGATTTCCACAAAGACATTCTTAAACCTTCGCCCGGCAAGAGCCCTGGGACACGGCCTGAGGATGAGGCTGAAGGGAAGCCTCCACAACGTGAAAAGTGGGCCAGCAAGATTGACTTTCTCTTGTCTGTGGCTGGAGGATTTATTGGATTAGGCAATGTTTGGCGATTTCCGTATCTCTGCTATAAAAATGGCGGAG GTGCATTTCTCATACcttatttcatttttctgtttgGGGGAGGTCTTCCTGTATTTTTCCTGGAGGTTGCACTTGGACAATACACCTCTGAAGGAGGAATTACATGCTGGGAAAAGATCTGCCCTATTTTCACCG GAATTGGTTATGCTTCCATAGTGATTGTGTCCCTTCTGAATGTGTATTACATCGTCATCCTGGCTTGGGGACTGTACTATCTATTCCAGTCTTTTACAACTGTTCTGCCTTGGGCTTACTGCAACCAAGAGTGGAACACACCAAACTGTGTGGAAGACACTATCAGGAGGAACAAAACAGCCTTGCTGACACTGAATACCACTAATTTCACATCTCCTGTCACAGAGTTTTGGGAGTAA